From the genome of Thermaerobacter marianensis DSM 12885:
ACACGCGCATCCCCCCGTGACGTCTCCCCCGGGTGTTCCCCTCGACAGGATATGGGCCGCCGTGGCGATAGGCGCTCGCCCCGCCAGCCCCGGGCCGGAAGCGCGGGAGAGGCCCGGCAGGGCCTTCGACCCCGTTCGTCAAGCGGCGCGTACCATATCCCAGTCAAGATTACTCCTTTGCCCAGGAAGATCCTTGTGGGACGGCGGGCGCGTGGGGGCGCGTGCCCAGGCGATCGAGCCAGCGCAAGGGCGGCAGGGCGTCGATGATCCGGCTGAGGGACGCGAACTCGCCCAGCAGGTGCAGGGCGATGAGCCCCGCCAGGACAGGCAGGTGGGCCGCCGGGGGGACGAACGCGGCCACCGCCCAGCCGAGGGCGGCACCGAGGGCGTTGCTGCCGGCATCCCCCAGCATGGCCCGTTCTTCCAGGTCGAGGGGAAGCAGGACCAGGGCCGCCACGGCCAGGGGCAGCAGGGCGAGGGCGGCCGCAGGGGCCAGGGCGGCCAGGCAAAGCCAGGTGGCGAAGAAGGCCTTGAGGGCCCGGCCGGGGCGCCGGTCCAGCAGATTCATCCCGCCAGCCGCGCCGGCCAGCAGGGCGGCGGCGATCAACCGCGGGCCGGCGCCGGGTGCCGGGGCGGGGACCAGGACCCAGGCCACAAGGGGAAGGGCCGCCAGCTTGAGGCGCCCGCCGGTCCAGGCGGCGCCGGGGGCCAGGTGGCCCCGCCAGCCGCGGACGGGCTCGTCCAGCAGGTCGTCCACCAGGCCGACCAGGGCCGTGGCGGCGACCAGGGCCAGGAGAGACGGCGCCGCGGCGAACAGGAGCGCCAGAGGGGCCGGCGTGCGCCCGCCGGCGAAAGCGTTGCTCCGCCCGGCGAGGACGGGTTCGGCCGGGGTGACGGGTCCGGGGACCGGGAGGGAGGCCAAGGCGGTGCCGCCGGCGGCGGGGCCCCCGCCGGCAACGGTGCCGGCCAGGACCGCCCCCAGGGCGGCAGCGGCCAGGGGCCCGGCCAGAAGGGCCACCCCCAGCCCGGTCACCACCGGCCGGCCGCGATAGTTGGGGCGGACCAGCCGGGCCCGCTGGAGCCGCTGCCCGGTGGCCGCTGCCAGCATGGCCGTCGCCGCCGCCCCCAGCACCAGGGCGGCCAGCAGCGCCCCGCCCTCTGCCGGCGTCATGGCGCCACCGCCCTCCGGGGCCCGACGGGCCGGCCGCTGCGGCGGTGGTAGCCGGCCAGGGTCCGGGCCACATGCCAGAGCTGGTGGCCGCGGTGGACCAGCCCGGACAGGGTCCACCCCGTGACCCGGTGGGCGATGGCCAGGGGCACCTCCACCACCTCCAGCCCGGCACGCAGGGCGGTCAGGGTCAGCGCCACCTCGATGCCCCACCCCGGCGGGACCGGGTCGAGCAGGTCGACGATCTCCCGCCGCAGCACCCGCTGGCCCGAGAGGGGGGCCGCCAGCACCCGGCCCCCGAGCCGTGCCACGCCCCAACGGGCCAGCGCGACGGCGGCGCCGAAACCGTTGCGGCCGGGGCGCCGGGGCGGGGCGGCGATCAGCATGTCCCCGGCCCCGGCCAGAGCCTGGTCCACCAGCGCGGCCAGGTTGCGAGCCGATGGCCCCAGGTCGGCGTCGGCGAAGAGCAGCCATGGCGCCGTGGTACAGGCCGCCCCGGCCATCAGGGCCCGCCCCTTGCCGCAGCGCTGGGAAAGCCGCACCACCCGGGCGCCGGCGGCCCGGGCCGCCGCCGCCGTCCCATCGGTGGACCCGTCGTCCACCACCCACACAGCGACCACGCGGGGGCAAGCGGCCAGGGCCTCCACCGTGGCCGCCACCGACGCCGCTTCGTTGAACGCGGGGACGACGGCTTCCACGGCCGCCGCCGGCCCGGTGCCGGCGCCGCCCGTCGCCGTCCCCCGGCCTGCCCGCCCGGCCGTCTCCCGCCGGTCCGTCACGGCGCACCTCCCTCCAGGGCCTGCAGCCGGTCGCCTTGCCCGGCCAGGGTGAGGATCAGCGTCACCTTGCCGGCCGCCGATCCGGCCTCCACCAGCGGCACCCCGGCCCCGGCGTAGACGGCCGCCTGGGGTGCCCCCGGCGGTGCCAAGCCCGCGACCGTCATCCCCGCCTTGTTCAGGTCCTCCAGCAGCGGTGGCAGGACCGCCTCGGGCCCACCCCCCGCGGCGTGGACCACCACCACGGCGTCGGGGCGGGCGGGCCCGTCGCCGGGGGGCGGGGTCCACCATAGGCCGCCCACGGCGGCCAGGCCTTCCACCTGGGCCGGGGCATTGACCCCCGCCGGCGCCCCCAGCGCCTCCACCAGGGTGCCGGCCACCGCCCGGGCCAGGCGCTGGGGTCCCGCACCCGGCATGCCCAGGGCCGCCGCCGCCACCTCCGGCCAGCGGTCATCCAGCCGGGCCAGGCCGGGGTCGACCACCAGCCGCGCGCCGGGGCGGGCGGCCGCCGCCTGCAGGAGTCGACCGGCCTCTTGGGCCAGGGGGGCGCCGGCGTCACCCAGGATCACCAGGGCGACGCGGCGGCCGCTCAGCCGCCCCTCCACCGCCAGGGACGCCAGGGCCTGTTCCGCCTGGCCGTACCGGGCCAGCTCGGCGCTCAGGCGCCGGTTCTCGCGGCGCAAGACCGCCGTGTCCCGGCGCAGCGCGGCGAAGTCCTCCTCCAGGGAGCGGATCAGGGCCTGCTGGCGCTCCAGCAGGGCCCGGTCGTCCAGCATGCCGGCCCCGATGAAGATGCCGACGCCCAGGGCCAGGAACACCGCCATCAAGGTCAGCAGGTGATAGCGCAGTCCCAGGGGGCCTGCCCGTCCCACGCCGATGCCTCCTCCATCCTTTGTCCTCCGTCCCGTTGCACCGGCTCACCAGCCAAGGGCCACCCGGACGCGGAGCCACACCAGCTCCAGCCACGTTCGCAACCACGGCGAGACGGCCACCGCCGCCGCCACGGGAACCAGGGCGGCCACCACCAGGTGGAGCAAGTGGCGCCCCGTCACCCGGGACCGGTAGAGCCGGCTGACGCCCTTGGCGTCCACCAGGTGGGTGCCCACCTTCAGCCGGACCAGCAGCGTGCTGGCCATGCCCGCCCGGCCCTTGTCCAGGAAGTCCACCAGGTTGGTGTGGGTGCCCACGGCCACCAGCAGGTCGGCCCCGGCCTGGTAAGCCAGCAGCATGGCGGCGTCCTCGCTGGTCCCCGGCGCCGCGAAGCAGGCCGCCGGGAGGCCCAGGGCCCGCAACCGTTCCTCGCCCGGCGCCCGGCCGTCGGGGTAGGCGTGCACCACCAGCTCCGCCCCGCAGCGCAGGGCCCGGTCGGACACGCTGTCCATGTCACCGATGATCAGGTCGGGCCGGTAACCCTCGGCCAGCAAGGCGTCGGCGCCGCCGTCGATGCCCACCAGGACCGGCCGCACCTCCTCGATGTAGGGCCGGATGGCCGCCAGGTCGTCCCGGTAGGCCGGCCCACGGGCCACCAGCAGCACGGGACGGCCTTGGAGGCGCGTGCGCAGCGGCGGCAGCTCCCACCGGCCCAGGATCAGGTCCCGCTCCCGGCGCGCCCACTCCAGGGTGTTCTCGAGGAACCGCGCCAGCTCCAGGTCCAGGTTGGCCCGCGCCTGGGCCAGGCGGTCCTCCACCCGCTGGCGGGTCAGCGGCGTGCCCCGCGCCACCAGCCGGTCGCCGCTCCAGATGGTGCCGTCTTCCACCCGCAGGGGGTCGCCGTCGCGCACCCGGTCCAGCAACTCGTCGCCGAGGCCATCCACCACCGGAATCCCGGCTTCCAGCAGGCACGCGGCACCCGCGGCGGGATAGCGGCCGGACAGGGTTTCCTCGGCGTTGAGCACCGCCCGGACCCCGGCGTCCACCAGGGAGCGCGCGGCCACCTCGTCCATGTCCCGGTGGGCCACCACGGCGATATCGCCCGGCCGTAAGCGCCGCACCAGGCGCTTGGTGCGCCGGTCGACCCGCGCCGTGCCGGTCACTCGCATGGCTGCCATCCTCCCGGCTCCCGGTTGAGAAGTTTTCCAAACCGCCCAAAAAGAAAACCCTCCGGCGGCGCCGGGCGGGCGCGCCGGAGGGCGGGGCCTGACAGGCTGCGGTCACTTCATGTCCATGCGCAGCCGGTCGGCCACCATGGCGATGAATTCGGAGTTGGTGGGCTTGCCGCGGTCGGCGTGCACGGTGTGGCCGAAGAGCCGGTTCACCACGTCCATGTTGCCGCGGTTCCAGGCCACCTCGATGGCATGGCGGATGGCCCGTTCCACCCGGCTCGGGGTCGTGTCGTACTTGACGGCGATGGCGGGGTAGAGCTCCTTGGTCACCGCGCCCAGCAGCTCCACCCGGTGGACCACGCGCAGGATCGCTTCCCGCAGGTAGAAGTAACCCTTGATGTGAGCGGGGATGCCAATCTGGTGGAGCAGGTTCGTCACCTCGACCTCCAGGTTGCGGTCGCGGGTGGGAGCGGCGGCGCGCCGGACCGCGCGGGTGGACGATCCGGCCACCTGGCGGATCCGGTCGGCCAGCACGTCCAGGTCGAAAGGCTTCAAAACGAAGTAACTGGCCCCCAGTTCTGCCACGCGGCGGCTGACGGCTTCTTGCCCGAAGGCGGTCAGCATGACCACCTGGGGGCGGCGAGGCAGGTTCATGGTGGCCAGGGTTTCCAGCACCCCGATGCCGTCCAGGTGGGGCATGATCACGTCCAGCAGTACCACGTCGGGAGCGGCCGACTGGATGCGCTCCACGACTTCCTGCCCGTCGTGGGCGATGCCGACCAGTTCCATGTCAGGCTGCCGTTCCAGGTAGTCGGCCAGCAGTTCACAAAATTCCCGGTTGTCGTCGGCGATGAGGACACGGATGGGTGTTGCCGAGGCGGCGGGGGTGGGCTCGGCAACGGCGGTTGCGGCCTGCACCATGCGCGTGCTGCCTCCTTTGCTCCCCGGGATCCCCCCATCGTGTTTGTCAGGCACTGTGGCAACTCCTGCCGTCACCAGGGGAAAACTCTTCGACGATATCCGACATCCGGAACGGCGTGTCTCGACGGGAAGTTGCATCTACAGCGAAACTTCGTGGGCCGTTCCGATTCGTGCGTGGCCCCGAGACGCCAGCGGCCGGGACCCCCGGAGGAGCCCCGGCCGGCAAGGCGGGTCCTGTCGCGACGGGAGCCGGTTCGTCCAGCCCCGCCGCCTCCACCATCCGCTCCGCCAGCACGCCGTAACCACGGGTCGTGTCGTTGACGAACACGTGGGTCACCGCCCCGACGAGCCGGCCGTCCTGAAGGATGGGGCTGCCGCTCATCCCCTGGACGATGCCGCCGGTGCGGGCGAGCAGGTCGCGATCCGTCACCCGGAGCACCAGGTCCCGCCCGTCCCCTGCCGCGGTCACCCGCTGGATCTCCACATCGAAGATCTCCGGTGTCTCGCCGTCCACCACCGTGATGATCTGGGCCGGTCCCGGACGGACCTCCGCGGCCGTCGCCACGGGCACGGAGCGGACCACCGGACCCGGCCGGGGTTCGTCCAGCAGACGGCCGGCGATGCCCACCGGGGTGTTGCGGTCGATGGTCCCCAGGGCCCGGGCGCCGGGGGCGACGAAGCCGATCTTCTCGCCCGGATCGCCCCGCCGCGAAGGTTCCACGGCGGTGATGCGGGCGGGGAGGATCCGACCCTCCCCCACGGGCAACGGCACCTGGGTCTCCGGATCCGCCACCACGTGGCCGAGAGCGGCGTACCGGCCGCTGTCCGGGTGGTAGAAGGTCAGCGTTCCCACCCCCGCCACCCGGTCGCGCACCCAGATGCCGATGGCGAACCGCTGCTGGTCGCGGTTGTAGACGGGGTTCAGGCTGCGGCGGAAGACTTGCTCGCCGCGCCGGACCTCCAGTTCCACCGCCCTGCCCTGGCGACCCGCCCGGTCGATGAGCTCGACGACCTCGGCATCGCTGTCCACCGCTTCGCCGTCGACCCGCAGGATCAGGTCGCCGGGTCGCAGGCCCGCCTGGCGCGCCGGGTCCACGGTGCGGCCGTCGTCCAGGGGCACCGGCGCGTAGTCCACCACCAGGACGCCCCGGGCCTGGACCATGACCCCCACGGCCTGGCCCCCGGGGATCACCTCCACCCGGGGGACGACCTCCACGGTCACCGGGCGCAGGGGCATCCAGCCGAACAGGCTCATCTCGAGGCGTGCCACCCCCGGCCGCAGGCCCTCCAGGCTCAGCGGCAGCCGGGTGGTGGAACCGGCCGGACCGCGGGGACCGCCCACGTCCAGCACGCCGGGCGGATCCGCCCGCACGGCCACGGGCAACGGCAGGCCCGGCCCCAGTTGCCGCACCGCGTCGGGCGTGAGCCGGACGTGAGGGGGAATCGCCACCTGCCAGTGCACGAGCAGCACCGCGACCAGCACGGCCAGGACCGCACCGCAGACCCCGGCCTTCCGGACTCGCGCTGGGTGCAAGGGCATCCCCTCCTTGGCATGGAGGGACCCCGTCCCCGCGCGCGGCCGGGCATCTCGCCCATGCGCTCTCGCCCGGGCCGTCACGGCGGCCCCGCCCGCGGGGCCATGGCCGGGGGGGACCCGCCCCGGAACGGCACGCCGCTCTTCGGGACCGGCGCTCCGATCCCGGAGGACGGCCTGTCAAGGAACAGGACCTCGGCGGCCGGCCCGGAGGACACTCCGCCCGGACCACCGCCAAGGGTAGTTTCGGGCGCGCCCGAGGGCGCCATGTTACGGAAAGGTTGCAAGGCGTGCCAGATGGTCACCCGCACTGCCACCCTGCCGCGGGCACCCGACGGGACGCTCGCCACGGACGGCGGGCGGCCCCGCCGGCAGGATGAGGGGGTAAACAGAGCGGGGAAGGAACGGGTGGCTCAACCGGCGCGGCGGGGCGCGCGCGGAGCGCGGCGCGATCCGGCGCGAGAACAAGAGCAGCCCGACGCGGGTTCAGCCCGCCCGCCGGGCATCCCGGGCGCGCTCCAGGAGCAGCCGCGCCGCGTCCGTCCCCTGCTGGCCCGGGCCGGTGCCCAGCATGCGCGCTAGCTCGCGCAGCCGGTCGTCGCCCGTCAGCAGCCGGATGCGGGTGCGGGTGCGGCCGCCCCGGGTCTCCTTGCTCACGGCCAGGTGCCGGTCGGCCAGGGCGCTGATGGGCGCCAGGTGGGTGACGCACAGGACCTGGCGCGTGCGGGCCAGCAGCGCCAGCCGCTGGCCGACGGCCCAGGCCGTCTCGCCGCCGACGCCGGTGTCCACCTCGTCGAAGATCACCGTGGGCACCTCGCCGGCGGCCACGTGCAGGCTGCGCAGGGCCAGCATCACCCGGGACCGCTCGCCGCCCGACGCCGCGCGCGCCAGCGGCCGCGGCGGCTCGCCTGGATTGGGGGCCAGGAGGAACTCGACCCGGTCGACGCCCTTTTCGGTCAACCGCACCGGCCCGCCCGGCCAGGGGACGCCGGCGGGATCGGGCACGGTGGTGAAGGCCACGGAGAGGCTGGCACCGGGCATGCCGAGGGCCGCCAGCACGGGGCGGAGGTCCTCCGCCAGCCGTTCCGCGGCGCGCCGGCGCGCCTCATGCAACTGGCAGGCCAGTTCACCCGCTTCTTCCAGGATGCGTCGCCGCTCCGCCTCCAGCGCGGCCACCTGTTCCTCCGCACCCTCGAGCTCCGCCAGGCGCCGGGCGACCTGCTGGCGGTAGGCCAGGATCTCGTCCACGGAATCGCCGTATTTGCGCTTGAGGTCTTGCAGCCGCGCCAGGCGCTCTTCCACCTGGGCCAGGGCCGCCGGATCGTGCTCCACGGCCTCCGCCCGGGCCCGCACGTCCCGCGCGGCCTCCTCCACCTCGTATTCCAGCCCGCGCACGCGCTGGGCCAGGTCCTGCAGGTCGGGATCGATGGCCGCGGCGTCCTCCAGGGCCCGGGCCGCCGCGGCCAGCCGGTCCGCGGCGGACGACCCGGCGGCGTACAGCATCTCGTAGGCGTCGCCCAGCTGGCGGGCCAGGCGCTCGGCGCCCGCCAGCCGCTGCCGGCGCGCTGCCAGTTCCTCCTCCTCGCCGGGTGCCAGGCGTGCCTGGTCGATCTCGTCCATCTGGAAACGAAGCAGGTCCAGCTCCCGCTGGCGCTCCCGCGGGTCCGCCGCCAGGGCGCGCAGCCGTGCCGCCACGGACCGCAGCGCCGCGACCCGTTCCGCCAGGCGGGCGCGCAGCCCGGCGACCGCGTCCCCCGCCAGGGCGTCCAGCCACTCCAGCTGTTTGTCGGGGTCGAGCAGCGTCTGGTTGTCGCCCTGACCGTGGACCTCCACCAGCAGCGACCCCACCTGCCGCAGCAGGGAGGTGGTCACGGGCCGCCCGTTGATGCGCGCGGTGCTGCGCCCCGCCCGGGTGATCTCCCGGCTCAGGATCAGCCGGCCGTCGTCGTCGGGCGCCAGGCCGGCCTCCTCCAGCAAGGCCGCCAGCGCGGGAGGCGGCCCCGGATCCAGGACGAACACGGCGTCGACCCGGCCGGCGGGCGCCCCCTCGCGGACCCGGTCGGGGCTGGCCCGCTCGCCC
Proteins encoded in this window:
- the steA gene encoding putative cytokinetic ring protein SteA, giving the protein MRVTGTARVDRRTKRLVRRLRPGDIAVVAHRDMDEVAARSLVDAGVRAVLNAEETLSGRYPAAGAACLLEAGIPVVDGLGDELLDRVRDGDPLRVEDGTIWSGDRLVARGTPLTRQRVEDRLAQARANLDLELARFLENTLEWARRERDLILGRWELPPLRTRLQGRPVLLVARGPAYRDDLAAIRPYIEEVRPVLVGIDGGADALLAEGYRPDLIIGDMDSVSDRALRCGAELVVHAYPDGRAPGEERLRALGLPAACFAAPGTSEDAAMLLAYQAGADLLVAVGTHTNLVDFLDKGRAGMASTLLVRLKVGTHLVDAKGVSRLYRSRVTGRHLLHLVVAALVPVAAAVAVSPWLRTWLELVWLRVRVALGW
- a CDS encoding glycosyltransferase family 2 protein, whose amino-acid sequence is MTDRRETAGRAGRGTATGGAGTGPAAAVEAVVPAFNEAASVAATVEALAACPRVVAVWVVDDGSTDGTAAAARAAGARVVRLSQRCGKGRALMAGAACTTAPWLLFADADLGPSARNLAALVDQALAGAGDMLIAAPPRRPGRNGFGAAVALARWGVARLGGRVLAAPLSGQRVLRREIVDLLDPVPPGWGIEVALTLTALRAGLEVVEVPLAIAHRVTGWTLSGLVHRGHQLWHVARTLAGYHRRSGRPVGPRRAVAP
- the recN gene encoding DNA repair protein RecN, which produces MLAELVIENIALIDAAQVEFGPGLNLLTGETGAGKSILIDALSLALGERASPDRVREGAPAGRVDAVFVLDPGPPPALAALLEEAGLAPDDDGRLILSREITRAGRSTARINGRPVTTSLLRQVGSLLVEVHGQGDNQTLLDPDKQLEWLDALAGDAVAGLRARLAERVAALRSVAARLRALAADPRERQRELDLLRFQMDEIDQARLAPGEEEELAARRQRLAGAERLARQLGDAYEMLYAAGSSAADRLAAAARALEDAAAIDPDLQDLAQRVRGLEYEVEEAARDVRARAEAVEHDPAALAQVEERLARLQDLKRKYGDSVDEILAYRQQVARRLAELEGAEEQVAALEAERRRILEEAGELACQLHEARRRAAERLAEDLRPVLAALGMPGASLSVAFTTVPDPAGVPWPGGPVRLTEKGVDRVEFLLAPNPGEPPRPLARAASGGERSRVMLALRSLHVAAGEVPTVIFDEVDTGVGGETAWAVGQRLALLARTRQVLCVTHLAPISALADRHLAVSKETRGGRTRTRIRLLTGDDRLRELARMLGTGPGQQGTDAARLLLERARDARRAG
- a CDS encoding copper transporter is translated as MGRAGPLGLRYHLLTLMAVFLALGVGIFIGAGMLDDRALLERQQALIRSLEEDFAALRRDTAVLRRENRRLSAELARYGQAEQALASLAVEGRLSGRRVALVILGDAGAPLAQEAGRLLQAAAARPGARLVVDPGLARLDDRWPEVAAAALGMPGAGPQRLARAVAGTLVEALGAPAGVNAPAQVEGLAAVGGLWWTPPPGDGPARPDAVVVVHAAGGGPEAVLPPLLEDLNKAGMTVAGLAPPGAPQAAVYAGAGVPLVEAGSAAGKVTLILTLAGQGDRLQALEGGAP
- the spo0A gene encoding sporulation transcription factor Spo0A translates to MVQAATAVAEPTPAASATPIRVLIADDNREFCELLADYLERQPDMELVGIAHDGQEVVERIQSAAPDVVLLDVIMPHLDGIGVLETLATMNLPRRPQVVMLTAFGQEAVSRRVAELGASYFVLKPFDLDVLADRIRQVAGSSTRAVRRAAAPTRDRNLEVEVTNLLHQIGIPAHIKGYFYLREAILRVVHRVELLGAVTKELYPAIAVKYDTTPSRVERAIRHAIEVAWNRGNMDVVNRLFGHTVHADRGKPTNSEFIAMVADRLRMDMK
- the spoIVB gene encoding SpoIVB peptidase, producing the protein MHPARVRKAGVCGAVLAVLVAVLLVHWQVAIPPHVRLTPDAVRQLGPGLPLPVAVRADPPGVLDVGGPRGPAGSTTRLPLSLEGLRPGVARLEMSLFGWMPLRPVTVEVVPRVEVIPGGQAVGVMVQARGVLVVDYAPVPLDDGRTVDPARQAGLRPGDLILRVDGEAVDSDAEVVELIDRAGRQGRAVELEVRRGEQVFRRSLNPVYNRDQQRFAIGIWVRDRVAGVGTLTFYHPDSGRYAALGHVVADPETQVPLPVGEGRILPARITAVEPSRRGDPGEKIGFVAPGARALGTIDRNTPVGIAGRLLDEPRPGPVVRSVPVATAAEVRPGPAQIITVVDGETPEIFDVEIQRVTAAGDGRDLVLRVTDRDLLARTGGIVQGMSGSPILQDGRLVGAVTHVFVNDTTRGYGVLAERMVEAAGLDEPAPVATGPALPAGAPPGVPAAGVSGPRTNRNGPRSFAVDATSRRDTPFRMSDIVEEFSPGDGRSCHSA